acaaataaaaagagaggcgatataatgatacttacgtcgtagggatcgttctgatgttatcgcttctcgatttcgtacccgggatgttagtattatttgaagctattagagagctcaaggaccgTTTTTTAATGGTGCCTCTGGTTAGATTCTAAGTAAAATGAAGAAagagagacgagttaaaacatatttatcaaacttttgaaaagtcaaaaggtgctaacttggcaccctctcattcgcccatcttctaacacttatatctttttatccggatgtcgtatgaatgaacggttaagagtgttggaaactacattccaagacctttaattcggtatataatatgtctgaaaaatacctcatatagaatacgaaatatatttctcaaaaagctttattatagggcaaattcttagtcggttttttcgcaactttaatccgattttttccaaactttatgtgttttatccaaacatcatatatagtaatattatgactttaaacccatttaaatcatgattaacaagtctcatagtcATTATACGTTACCTTGGGACGTATAGGGTGTAACATTCCTCTTTTTAGTTGTTCATTTGGTTGTTGCTACTTTGAGAGTTTGATTTAGATTTCTAATTCTATTTTCTGATCAATACAATATAGATTCACTACAGAATACCATGTTTGGAGCCTGAGAATTGAATAATCAAGACACCAAATCAAACAGTGTGACATAGTTTCACCAACCGTTAGATACGGTTCAAGAGGGGCGTGAAGTGCTGAAGGAAATAAGCTTCTAGAATTCGTCACGATCCAGCTGTGTGTTACGGTTGGGGTTATGGTTTGGACTGGCGAGTTTTTTTGGGAAATTAACTTTGAAACTTTTCCTATTTTACTCATTGGGTATTTATAACAGCCTGAGGTTATTTCATTAGCCACTTAGCATATTTTGACATAAGAAAACTCTTGAAAGAGATTTGGAACCTCTTGGTTCGAGTTCGACTTTGGATTACCTGTTTTCAAGACTTGGGTTGTTGAGGGTAATATTCTTCTCCTTTCTTTATATCTAGGGTTTCTAATTTGTCGTTCTTGGGAGGCGATCAGATAGTTTTTCGATTGTTGCTTAAGACATTCACTTAGTGTTCTAGATTTTCTTCTATATCTAATTATTCAGACTACTTTTGATTATCTTAATCAAACCTATCATTACTTTTtctttgattattattattttcatattctGATGCTTTGTTTATCTCGGATCATATCACAATTGCCCTAGTTTAAACTTCTCTCTTTAAATTCCTTTTGTAGTGGTGTTATCTATTAACCCTTGGATTTGGAAATTAGGGAAATGAAGAGAAAGTTCATGAAGAGAAAGTTCATGAGGGAAAGAGTGTGAGGGTTTTGTCCTGAATTTCTTATCTATTAAGACTTTCTTGAAGGAATGAAAAAAGACTCCTAAAAAGAATAAATTTCTTTCATATGCATTATCCTTTTTCTTAGAGAAAGAATCTTTGacatctataaattgaggatttttgGTTCTTAGAACAACAATAGCATCCACGATGTAGTCATTAAAGAGTCGTGTTTATGGGAGATTTTTCTctcaataatttttatatttttatactatTTTAGCTTTGCATTTTTAGATTTCGCATGCACTATATTATTTCGATCCCAACAAAAAGTATTGTCGATCCTTCCAAATTCAAAAGAAAATCATAAAGAAATCACTAGTCAATTGGAATTACATTGTAATATACTGATTTTAATTCCATTTATTTAAGGAGCTTGTGATTTAACTTATACAAGGTTTACTTACATTTCGTATTAAGTTGTTAACTTATTTTTCaagttactccctccgttcacttttacttgtctacTTTGGACTTTTCAcgtcccttaagaaataataattgaagtgtataatttaccatgatgctcatattaattgatgcatatttttaatgaatttgagaaaatgattggAAATGAGCAATTAATATTGTGGGTATAACAAGAAAAAgaattgtcttctcttgatatgctaaaagcgacaaataaaagtgaaaatctatttttagaatactggacaagtaaaagtgaatcaATACTTATATAAATAACTAGCTGTTGGTGAACTTTTAAGCTATCGTATCTCTTGCACAGCTGGTGCCTCGATGTTTTTCTAACTAAAATTCTTGTTGTTGCATACCTTATTAAATTTTAGTTAGAAAAAGAGCTCAAGAATTTAATAAGGGACCATAGCTTAATGATCTGGTGTTAATAAGGAAAGCTAAGAGATCAACTTGAGGATCTTAATGAGTTATTAGCTAATCACAGAGAGACATAAAGGCTAATCAAGAGAAAAAACAATCCAAATTCTCCTCGAAATGAAACTATCTGTCTCTATTGACAAAATGCAATACCTCACGTGGAGAATGACTATTCTCAGTCACTTCAGAAAGAACTGCCATTTTTCAGAGGCCTTTAAGAATGTGAATGACTTCCAATTAACAAATGGATGAAACTGCTTGCATAAACTCACTGAAACCAACCCCATCTTTTCAAGAGCTTGATTTCAACGAACAGAAGTTCTAATCATTTTCAGCTGCAAAATTCTTCCATTTTTTAAGCATATGTAAAGAgaaaatcttcttcttcttttttcttttagcaCAGTGCTATGAAAGACTAGATTCCAGCCAAATATTCCTTTTCTAGAAGAATAAATACAAAGCTTATTTGAATGGAAAATTCACAAACAGAATAgtagtttttacaaaaatgacAAATCCCTAAAAGATTTATCAACATGTACCTATCTGAAGACCCTAAGGGAGTGATTAACACACGAAAAACCACCATCAACCATCAGATTATGCCCACTTATATACCTTGCTTCATCACTAGCTAAGAACAGCACAGCATTAGCAACATCCTGAGTCTTCAATTCCACACCCTGCAAGTTAGCATTCTTCTCAGCAAAAGCACGAAAACCTGCCAGTGCATCATTCGTCCTTTCATCCTCAGGCAAGTGAGCCAGAGCTAGTCCGGTTGCAACAGCGTAAGGAGAAACACAATTCACTCGTACACCATGTTTACCCATCTCAGCTGCTACATTTTGTGTAAGTCCCAAAACAGCATGCTTGGAAGCTATATAAGCATGAGGCCCAATGCCAGCAATGGCACTTCCGACACTGCACAAAGATACTATTGATCCTTTCTTTTGTGGAATCATTATGCGAGCCGCATGCTTAATTCCAAGAAAAGTACCTTTCAAGTTCACGTCAAGCACACTCTCAAACACAGAAAGTTCATAATTACGGATATCTGGAATAGGGGGCCCAGACAACCCAGCATTATTAACCATTATATCAAGTGTCCCAAACTTTTGAACGGTAAGATCAACTGCATTACTAATATCAGCTTCTGCAGTAACATCACAGTGGACAAAACATGCATTCTGATCATTACCAAGGGTACCACAAACATTTTGTCCAAGTTCATCTTGAATGTCTGCAATGCATACTTTTGCACCATGTTTATGAAATAGACGTACGATGCTCTCTCCTATACCAATTGCCCCTCCAGTGACTAAAGCAACCTTTCCCAATAACCTGATATATCAGATGAAATTAAAATGTGCCTCTAGTGGTCAAGTTAATTTCcaagaagaaaatgaaaaaagtTGAACTACAGTGACAGGGTGGTAGCTTCACACAAAGGGAGTTCTCTTAtcatgaaggaaaaaaaaaaaaagcatttcCAAGTCAAGGGAGGATTCCAACCTCTAACCATCCCCAACAAGATATGGGGAAAGGGAAAAAGAAGATTCCAATTGTCTCTAGGTTTAACTGctacaattttattattattattattatcttcaACGCTCAGCAACCCAGAGAACGAGACTCACCCAACGGTGAtagaagaaaatgcagaagcaaaAAATACCAATTCCCCAAAGAACCTGATGGAAACCCCAAAAGGGCAAAACAATGAGAGACAAAAGTTGTGCTTGAGCTAATAGTACAACTTGGCAAGTAGTTTGATCACTAAACTACAATCATATGATATAAAAGAATGTTAATACAGTTTCATTAGAGAAAACGAGCCATGCGAATAAATTGAACACAAAGCATGAAGAAAGAACTTCAATAGAAAGCCAAAAAGGGGATAAATTCCCCTTATTAAATCAACTTTGCCGAGTATAAcgacttattttacttttttattcaTTGTATCTATGTTAGACACTAAGAGAATCAGGAAAATAATGAGAGCATTATCCAATCTGGTGGAATGGGATAAGGTAACAGCTCTAGCTGAGGGGAGAGGCCTGGACAAATGCACTTTTCTCATCTGCAATTAGTTCATCTTGGGGAAATGGCTGTGGAGGTGTGGTTGCAAAGAGAATTCTCTATGAAAGAGGGATATCCTCACAAAATATGTAAATCAGCAATAGGAACGATTCTACAAGTAGGTCATGACCTTGTACAGGACGACCTTTACGGAAAGGAATCATGAATCAACGGAATGAGTTCTCAAGAAATATTGGTCTTACGATTGCTGGCAACCGCACACATCTGTGGTTGGATATATGGTGTAGGAACTCAATTGTGAAATATTAGTTCCTTGCTTGTTGTAGATTACAATGATAAGGAGGACCAAGTAGTTGAACTTCTTCGATGAGATGATGTCAAGCATCTCGGGATATCCTTTAGGTGACCTATCTTAGACTAGAAATGGCACGAAATTGATGAATTCTGCAGATACTTCTAACTAGTTTTGAAACAAAGTGTTCTGGAGAGGTAAAAAGTCTAGTAGGGAAAATAAGTAGCCCCTTTTTGTTTCATTTGTATCTTTCATGTAAAATGTATATCTCGAATTCTGATAGACAATTGGTTGAACTTTTCTGAAAGCTTGATTTCCACAATGTGCAGTGATACAGACTTAGAGTATTATCAATCAAATTATTTCAACTAGTCAATAAAGAATCTATCAAAACCAGATAACATAGAGTTATCAAGTTAAATCTTATAAAAGAATTGAGTGATACAATAATTTCAGAGAAATGAAAGATTGAAGTTATAAAGGGGTATAAGTCCACGATGGAGAATCAGCTGCTCCTGTTTTTGGCGCAGAAAGGATATCCTATACTCCATAGACAATtagttggatttttttttttaaagttttgatGTAAATCCACAATGTGCAGTGGCAACAACTTGGTGCATTATCAATTAAATTATTCTGACTAATCAAAATAAGAATCTATCAAAGCAGGTAAAAACACAGTTATCAAATTAAATCTTAGAAAAGAATGAACTGAGTAAGAAATTAAACTCTTAGAACAGAGGGAAAAAGGGAAGAAGCTTTACACTGTTTAGTTACAGAATTCCTTTTCTCAGTGGATCAGTTTCTAGGTTAGGCTATTTTTCAAAGTTCATCCTCGAATATAAATCTTATTTGAGAAAAAACAATGAAAAAAAATTGCTCAAATTAATGCATTTGATAAAGCCAATCTAACATCAAACATCAATCACCATATAACAAAATATAAGCAGTTAATCAAAAGAAATAGCTCAGAAATGACAAGGACAAGAAATATATCCTACCCACAACTAACTCTGACCCGAAACAAGAAACTAAGGAAATATTCTATTGAGAAAAAGCAAAATTGCCTTATAAATACTTGGAGCAATTTTTTAAGCAGTACCTTTGGTTAGGAAGAGAATTATCGGAGCTTCCTTGAACATCCATGGCAGCAAAAATTCCTTCTTTCTAACAGAAAAAACATGACCCTAAAGAGTCCAGTATTTATAATAAGACACCATTAGACCAGTGGAGATGGAACTGAGAAGTGAGAAGTCCAGTATTTATTACTCCATTATTGATATACACATAGCGACAAGAAGAAACCATTTAAACAGGGAAATAATCACATGGCTATTTATTGAGAGAAAAAATAAGCACATGGGTATTGGTAATGGGATGGACCACGTCGGAGTGGGCCGTTATATTCCCAAATGGACGGCGGTTGAAAATAATGCATATATAAGGGAAAATGTAATAATACTTAGGAGTATACTCCATTTTATGGTTGGGATAAATAAATTTCATCTAATTTGAATTTAGTTCAAAGATATCCAATACTATTACTTTTTATGAGTAGAATGTATTTAATAGGAAGTTACAGTTAATCAATCAAGATTTGTTTTTCAAAAACAACTTACTTCTATTAAAACGTTAAAGCAAACAGGTGCTCAATTGTGTTAATCAAGATTTCATTGGTTTCTAGTTTGGTAAATTAGTGGATCTAAATTACGATTTAATAGCTTTCACGTAGCATTTGAAATTGATTGCACTCACggtaaatacaacaataacaacaacaacctagtataatctcactagtaggatctggagagggtagtgtgtacgcaaactttACTCCTATCCtcgggtagagaggctgtttctgatagacccttgGCTCCCTCCCCCCcactttgctcttggggtgactcgaactcacaacctctttgttggaagtggagggtgctcaccactagagtgttacgacccaaactccctccgtataacgtcgtgacggcacctagtctctacgactaggtaagcctaacaaattacgaaaaataacaaaacgaaagtaaaacttggcaactaacagtagtggataaatgaataactagtaacaatgccgctcggcatgtacaataaccaatactctataaatacacagtcttctcAAAATccgaaacatcgtaagtcacaagttatagaaggaaactagtatctctatacaccagagtctaataaaagaagtacggaaggtaaatgacatatgagagaatagagggggactccgaggtctgcggatatggcagatgtaccttgaagtcttcgtacagcagcaagcattctcagctaatagcggggctgataagaagcacctagatctgcacacaaaacatgtgcagaagagtagcatgagtacaccacaacggtacctagtaagtgccaagcctaacctcagtcgagtagtgacgagttcaGATCAGGCCCactagtaaataataaataaggcatgagaatatacaatataataagagactagaatttaacaaaagaaaacacgtcaaggcaacagtacaacacccaggggtaaacagcaggggatctcctaagataccgtctcgtagtcccggagtaaagaagcaaagagatctcccaaggtaccgcctcgtagtctcaaaagtaaatgtgcagggagaactcccgaagtaccgcctcgtagtctcaaaaataaatatgcaaggagaactcccgaggtatctcctcgtagtctcaaaagtaaatgttcagagagaactcccgaggtaccgcctcgtagtctcaaaagtaaatgtgtagggaaaactcccgaggaaccgtctcgtagtctcaaaagtaaatatgcagggagaactctcgagaaaccgcctcgtagtctcaaaagtaaatatgcagggagaactcccgaggaactgcctcgtagtctcaaaagtaaccacaaagctcaaaccgataaatacaacagttaacactAAGATTTCTACTGTTATACTCATAAAGAACAAAacaaaagcaggaaatcaactaggcatgcttcacagagttcaaataagcagttaaagtacgtagacatgcgatattacaCTAAACAgaatagctacacatattggaatagctcaattaagaatgaaaacagactaatactcatttaaacggtataactcaaattaaaggaaaaatagaatactactcagtaaaataaatcgggttttacaacaaatagcatgtgtacgtacttgtcacctcacgtacacggcgctcacatatcacaacagtaccaaatcctaaggggatttcccccacacaaggttaggtaagccacttacctcgaaccaagctcaatcaatcggtaacaatgccttttccacgaatatcctactctgaatggcccaaatctagccaaaatcaattacataccataaatacaactataaaaaactattctaattaatgaaatcaaagttaaagcaagaaattagaaaatgtCCCAAAAAGTCGACATgggccacatctcggaatcgagtaaaagtcacaaaatatgaacactcattcactcacaagCTCATTCgtaccaaaactatccaaatccgatatcgaaatcccaatcaaaactcaaaaacttatttGAAGAACCATCCaacttttttccaaatttctcaaccaaatttcttaattaaatgatgaattcaactatagattagtggaatataaccataaacgagttaagaaacattaccccaaagttctctctgaaaaatccttgaattatcgcctcaatccgagctctcaaagacctaaaatgaaaatgagatcaaactcTTGAAATTTCCCCTTTTTTGCACAGCGATCTTGTACTTGCGGACCTCTAatcgcttctgcgacaccgcacctacgaaaattccatcgcaggtgcgaaaatggctTAAGGTGactgggaccgcttctgcgatcaggtGGTCACATATGCGTGTGCGCACCTGCAGAcaatggtccgcttctgcggtcttccttcgcgcctgcggttcggcattttcctcgcacctgcgaacccagctTGGGCTGCCCAAATCCGCATTTGTGCTCCTCCTTCCGTACATGCcagttcgcacctgcggtctccccaccgcagatgcgaaaacccCAAAAACCAAaaaacttcagcaattgcataaattcaaattcaatctgttaagcattcaaaacacacccgaggcccccgagacctcaaccaaatataacaaaaagtcataaaacaccatacgaacttagtcgagaactcaaaacacgtcaaacaacaacaaaaacatgaatcaccctccaatccaaacttaatgaacttgaaacttaactgatgccgaaacctatcaaaccacgtctgattaacctcaaattttgcacacaagtcatattcaaccttatgaacctaatccaacttctggaatcggaatcctaccccaatatcaaaaagtccacttccggtcaaaatctctaaaaaaattcaactttcgacatatGAAGCCTAATTCAGCTGCAGATCTCAAATtaacagtccggacatgctcctaagtccaaaatcgcccaacggagctaacggaactctattccggagtcgtcttcacacagttctgactacagtcaaaatcctaagacttaagcttccgttttagggactaagtgttccaaatcactccaaaaccacAACAAAACCTCCTGGCAAGTCTCACAAG
This region of Nicotiana tomentosiformis chromosome 4, ASM39032v3, whole genome shotgun sequence genomic DNA includes:
- the LOC104121196 gene encoding xanthoxin dehydrogenase-like; this encodes MDVQGSSDNSLPNQRLLGKVALVTGGAIGIGESIVRLFHKHGAKVCIADIQDELGQNVCGTLGNDQNACFVHCDVTAEADISNAVDLTVQKFGTLDIMVNNAGLSGPPIPDIRNYELSVFESVLDVNLKGTFLGIKHAARIMIPQKKGSIVSLCSVGSAIAGIGPHAYIASKHAVLGLTQNVAAEMGKHGVRVNCVSPYAVATGLALAHLPEDERTNDALAGFRAFAEKNANLQGVELKTQDVANAVLFLASDEARYISGHNLMVDGGFSCVNHSLRVFR